AATACGAAAAGGAAAGTTAcagaaatatgtaaagaaagggGAACATGGCAAGGTCAGAGACGACAACAGGACCCAACATGAATCCTTTACTCGGGATGACGACCATCCGTCCCAACCTCCACGCAAagtgatcggggagataaatACGATCGCGGGAGGACCATCCTCAGGAGGGTCATTTAGATCACTCAAAAAAGCATGCCATAGACAGGTGAACAGCGTCCACACCATGCCTCCGTCCAAGCACCGACGAACGTACCAAGACATGTCCTTTAATGAAGAAGACGCCAGGGGGGTAAAGCAGCCTCACAACGATCCCCTGGTCATAGTACTGaatatagaagggttcaataccAGAAGGATCCTTATTGACAACGGGAGCTCAGCGGATATCATCTATCTCCCCGCCTTCCAGCAGCTGAGACTGGATCCAAAAAGGCTCCGTCCTTTTGACTCTCCGCTCGTCAGCTTCAGTGGAGACAGGGTCTACCCCAGGGGAATAGTGACTCTGACGGTGACGGCAGGGACCTACCCACTGCAGTTGACCAAACAAGTAGACTTCCTGGTGGTAGATTGCCCTTCgtcctacaatgtcatcattgggaggcccaccctaaacaagtggaaggcggcaacgtcaacctactgtttgaaggtgaaattcccaacagaCAACGGCGTGGGTGAAGTGAAGGGTGACCAAGTCCTGGCAAGGGAGTGCTATCAAGCCGTACTggcaaaaaaggaaaaccacACGTGGACGATCgaagaaaaagaggaggacGCGATGGAGACCCTGGAAATAGTAGAGTTGGTGGAAGGAAATACGGACAAGACGACCAGGATAGGGACGATGTTAAGCCCCGAGATGAAGACGAAGCTCATAAAATTCCTTAAGGGGAACctagatgtctttgcatggagtcacgaggacatgccaggcATATCTCCAGAAGTTATCCAGCATAGGCTGAATGTGGACCCCAGTAGGAAGCCCATTCAGCAACGACGAAGAACCTTCGCTCCAAAACGAGATCAGGCAGTTGCAGAGGAAGTAACCAAACTCTTGACGGCTGGATTCATACGGGAAGTATATTATCCAGAATGGCTCGCCAACGTCGTCCTAGTGAAGAAAGCGAacggaaagtggagaatgtgtgtagacttcaccgacctgaacaaagcatgcccaaaggacagcttcccTCTACCAAGGATAGACCAGCTCGTGGACTCCACCGCCGGACATAAGCTGCTGACATTCATGGACGCCTTTtcagggtacaaccagataaagatggctgaagaagatcaggagaagactgccTTCATCACGAGCCAAGGACTCTActgttataaggtgatgccttttgggttgaaaaatgctggagctaCGTACCAAAGAttggtgaacaaaatgttcagccaacagattggcaggaacatggaagtatacgtggacgatatgctcgtcaagagcgAGGAGGAGCTCGCTCACCTGGACGACCTGCAGGAGACTTTTGCAACCCTGAGAAAGCAccagatgaagttgaatccaagcaagtgtgtttttggggtagCCTCGGGTaagttcttgggattcatggtatcccagagaggaatagaagcaaatccaGAGAAGGTACGAGCTATCATCGACATGGCTTCACCTAAGACCGTCAAGGACGTGCAAAAACTTACAGGAAGGATAGCAGCCCTgaacaggttcgtctctaggGCCACAGACAAATGCCTACCCTTCTTCAAAATCCTCAAGCAGGCCTTTGCTTGGACCGACGAATGCGAAACAGCATTCCAGGAGCTGAAGCAATACCTGAGCAGTCCACCTCTCCTAAGCCCGTCCAAAGGAGGGGAGAACTTATACTTATACTTGGCAGTATCAGCCTCGGCAGTAAGCGCAgccttgatcagagaagaaTGTAAGAAGCAACTCCCGGTGtactacgtcagccaagccTTTCAAGGAGCTGAATTCAGGTACCCAAGGATCGAAAAGATTGTGTTTGCACTTATAGTAGCCTCGCGCAAGCTCAGGCCGTATTTCCAGTCAAATCCTATCCTCGTGATGACGGATCAACCAATtaagaaatcaatgaacaaaCCAGAAGCCGCAGGGAGAATGGTCCAATGGGCAGTCGAACTCAGCCAATTTGACATCGAGTACCATCCAAGAGCAGCTATCAAGGCACAAGCtctggctgacttcatcgccGAATTCACTCTGCCAGACGAAGATGGAACTACTGACGAAGTCGATAAATGGACAATACAGACAgatggttcgtcagcccaaAAGAGAGGGGGAGTAGGGGTCGTCATAACCACCCCTGACGGAGAAGTGATAAAGTATGGGGTTCACCTGAAGTTCCCAGCCACcaataacgaagccgagtatgaaggAATACTGACGGGCTTGAGGCTTGGGAAAGCTCTTGGGGCCAAAAATTTGCTAATCCAGAGTGATTCAAAGCTGATAATCGGACAGATCAGTGGAGAATACGaggcaaaggaagaaaggatgcagaaataccttAAACTGACAAGGCAACTAACCCAAGAGTTCGACACAGTGGAGTTCGTCCAGATACCAAGAAGCCAGAATGTTGGGGCCGACAAAGTATCGAAACTAGCGTCGTCAGAAGAAGGAAAGGCGAGCACAGACATGACAATAGAGATCCAGAAACACCCGAGTATTGAAGAGGTTGTGGCGTTCTCCATCCAGAGCACAGGCACCTGGATGACGCCCATAATATCCTTCCTCCAGGATGGGCATCTACCTCAGAATACTGACGAAGCCAGAAAGGTGAAGAAGAGAGCAGCCAGGTTTACGATCCTGAATGACgtcttgtacaagagaggcttctctatgcctTATCTAAAGTGCGTTGACGAGGACGAGGCCAAATACATCCTAGAAGAGGTACATGGAGGAATCTGTGGCAACCATGCCGGCTCCAGATCCCTAGTCCACAAGGTGATAAGAGCGGGgtatttttggccaaccatgcagggAGATGCTGCTGATATCGTCAGAAGGTGCGACAGATGCCAGCGGTATGGGAACGTGCAGCGGCTCCCAGCGGAGAAAATGACGACCATAGCCTCCCCATGGccgtttgcacaatggggaatcgATATCGTCGGTCCTctgccccaaggtaaaggtcaggtaaaattccttctggttgctattgattatttcacaaaatgggtggaagcagaGGCCCTAGCAACCATCACTGAGGCTCGAATCCGGAGCTTCGTGTGGAAAAACATAatctgcaggttcgggattcccttgacgatcatatctgataatgggaggcagttcgacagccAAGGCTTCAGAGACTTCTGCTCGGACCTcgggatcaagaatcagttctcatcCCCTGGACATCCTCAGGCAAACGGACAGACGGAAGTAACGAACAGGACGCTGCTCAAGATAATCAAAACCAAGCTGGACGAAGCAAAAGGTGCCTGGCCAGAAGAACTACCCAGTGTCCTGTGGGCGTATAGGACTACAGCCAGAACCCCAACAGGAGAGACAcccttcaggcttacctatggcacAGAGGCAGTAATCCCAGTAGAAGTTGGGGTAACAAGCATCAGACGAGGGACTTTCAGAGATGGACCCAATGACGAGGGACTGCGGTTGAACTTGGATTGCCTGGATGAAGTAAGAGATAATGCGTCCGGTAGAATGACGAAGTATCAAAAAAAGATGGCCGAGTACTACAATAAGAGGGTTAAACTCAGGCGTCTGGACATAGGGGACCTCGTCCTTCGCAAAGTCACTATAGCGACTAAAGACCCCACTCAAGGGAAGCTGGGCCCTACATGGGAAGGGCCTTATCGCGTCATCCATTATTCGAGGCAAGGAAGTTACCACCTGGAAACTATGGACGGACAAAAGCTCCCTCGTCCATGGAACATTGAACACTTAAAGAAATACCATGAGTAAATGTAATACACGAATGCATTCGGTATTAAAgttaataaaagtatttttcttctgATGTTTTTGCACAGGCAGCATTGGTCAACCATAAggccaataaaaaattgaagtaacaagattccgccttgacggatgtaagttactgacgatcATATAAGTATGGTtaaaagactaagtaacaagattccgccttgacggatgtaagttactgacggtCATATAAGTATGGTtaaaagactaagtaacaagattccgccttgacggatgtaagttacggACGATCATATAAGTATGGTtaaaagactaagtaacaagattccgccttgacggatgtaagttacggACGATCATATAAGTATGGTtaaaagactaagtaacaagattccgccttgacggatgtaagttacggACGATCATATAAGTATGGTtaaaagactaagtaacaagattccgccttgacggatgtaaNNNNNNNNNNNNNNNNNNNNNNNNNNNNNNNNNNNNNNNNNNNNNNNNNNNNNNNNNNNNNNNNNNNNNNNNNNNNNNNNNNNNNNNNNNNNNNNNNNNNNNNNNNNNNNNNNNNNNNNNNNNNNNNNNNNNNNNNNNNNNNNNNNNNNNNNNNNNNNNNNNNNNNNNNNNNNNNNNNNNNNNNNNNNNNNNNNNNNNNNNNNNNNNNNNNNNNNNNNNNNNNNNNNNNNNNNNNNNNNNNNNNNNNNNNNNNNNNNNNNNNNNNNNNNNNNNNNNNNNNNNNNNNNNNNNNNNNNNNNNNNNNNNNNNNNNNNNNNNNNNNNNNNNNNNNNNNNNNNNNNNNNNNNNNNNNNNNNNNNNNNNNNNNNNNNNNNNNNNNNNNNNNNNNNNNNNNNNNNNNNNNNNNNNNNNNNNNNNNNNNNNNNNNNNNNNNNNNNNNNNNNNNNNNNNNNNNNNNNNNNNNNNNNNNNNNNNNNNNNNNNNNNNNNNNNNNNNNNNNNNNNNNNNNNNNNNNNNNNNNNNNNNNNNNNNNNNNNNNNNNNNNNNNNNNNNNNNNNNNNNNNNNNNNNNNNNNNNNNNNNNNNNNNNNNNNNNNNNNNNNNNNNNNNNNNNNNNNNNNNNNNNNNNNNNNNNNNNNNNNNNNNNNNNNNNNNNNNNNNNNNNNNNNNNNNNNNNNNNNNNNNNNNNNNNNNNNNNNNNNNNNNNNNNNNNNNNNNNNNNNNNNNNNNNNNNNNNNNNNNNNNNNNNNNNNNNNNNNNNNNNNNNNNNNNNNNNNNNNNNNNNNNNNNNNNNNNNNNNNNNNNNNNNNNNNNNNNNNNNNNNNNNNNNNNNNNNNNNNNNNNNNNNNNNNNNNNNNNNNNNNNNNNNNNNNNNNNNNNNNNNNNNNNNNNNNNNNNNNNNNNNNNNNNNNNNNNNNNNNNNNNNNNNNNNNNNNNNNNNNNNNNNNNNNNNNNNNNNNNNNNNNNNNNNNNNNNNNNNNNNNNNNNNNNNNNNNNNNNNNAGGCGAcagagacagaacatgctctgtttgcaaaagaacaaaacaggggaacccgggacacccagaaaaactccattataaaaggaggggacgggtcgTGAAGAAGGCagcaagaaaaaggaaaagaaacacacaaaaaaaaagaagaaactctctaggaagaaccatcagaaaaatccatctagaaagaaaaatactaagggaagaacgAAATACTTCTTCtcgatatcctgtaaaggccactattgcacatactcggattcaacaggaatcaaactttgcaagttttgaaggttgaaatagccattcaagactgcaatttttgagcttgattggaccttgtatcacgtcctagtgagctttctgtaatcaaacagataactTGTTAATGAAATACTGCCTCATAActcccaggatccccacagcaccTTTTCTTTAtcgttttgctaatcctgtctttGTTCTGAATTTACGttgctaacatttttgggcATTCTACGATAtctttgtttgtcattttttttattgtcaggagtattctctgtacctacttgattcttaaacagctcgttagctgcggtgagtcaaggcccggtccaccaaatccctCTTTTTATTTGGGCcagggatccttgggcctgagtatcctaaaaaaaagggcactctcacattttggcgactccactggggactgagcaaagaagaaggaagaaacaacccttcacagagaatgcctccaagacaaagaaacagcaagggaactaatgtgccacctacggcctctgagcctgtaggagaaaacgaggaagTCTCCAGGTAAGGAGGTGGGATAcccttggtagaacaggaggtggtgtcagaacaaagacacgcgaggcaggaaccagacctaatggccagaatgacagcaatgttaaaggatctggagtaagaagttcgtcttctcaaagaaggcaggacacaggagGTCAGAGACAATATTCCCCCTACTGGTCACCAGGATGGGGCACatccagaaggagggtcagcagtgggaggaagggccaaccctcagtacttgACGCTGGTAGacgtcaatgccctcctggagcaagaaagggaaaaactctcagggatccccaagcaattctctcgggatcccccgttccctccagaatttcttggcaaaccatacactaaggggtacgaacctccaaagttccatcctttcgatggaaggaatggaagtgcagtggaacatgtgagtaggtttgtccacactatgggcccctatgcaggagacaaagaattatgtctaagggaattcgccaaatccttagtggatagggcatacacttggtacaccacgctgagacccgggtccatcaagacctgggatgagatgatggaaaaattctgcgccaaatattacccaggtgaagacaaaatcactttccagaacctgcaaatggtgaggcagagacccGGAGAAGACCCTGTTCagttcattaaaagattcgaagacgtgtccctagactgctatggagaccatgaagaaaaggagctcgtggagacctgtatagccaacatgctttttgattacagactcaaccttgaaaatttatgtatcacaCAATTTGCTGACCTGCTATAGAGAACTAGAAGGACAGCGCAGACCATGAgaacaaaaaggctgcccgcatcccaagctatgacagcatcagcaggagagaaaaggaagagaccagatgggaaggtgtttgaggaaccaccagtgatcccatgtacagctgaggagttaagccatgtcctagacaaGTGGATTGGAGACGGGGTGGTCAGGCCATTCACagtgtccaggccaccaacagaagaagaaaggaagaaccctttattttgcagaatccataattatgtcaagcactccaccaaggattgctggacccttcgcagactcttccacaaaaagttgagagaaggaaccctggagctCACCTAGAAGGAGTCGGAAGTGCAGAgaaaccccttgcctaaccacaaaggaaaaggggtggtagcagtagtaatacacgggaacccggcagaagcaggagaatctgaaggatccttccacccgagcacagtaAGGACTctccagaagaatcccaagttcaggtcactattcaatcaattaggattcggaccagaagcaaggagggtggccacagagtctctcatgagcatagcagcagatttagggatggaatgctttacagctgagtcacatgctagtcgagctttcctggaaacgaccaatgcaataaccttcactgatgaagatatggagattgagcacccagaccaccgtagacccctttatctaatggccaccataaacggcgttcaagtcagaagagcactggtggatacaggggcatcactcaacctcatagccttaAGTACCCTGGAAGCTATTGGGttagttgacagaaggatcctggggactcccatggagataacaggatttggaggatcagtagagtcaacagaaggatacgtgcagctagccttaagggtggggccgatagtagctctgacaaggtttcatgtaattaatgtagaagtttcttatcacgtgttgttgggacgcccgtggcttcataaacatcgccttattccatccacgttccatcaatgcattaaagggagactgaatgggaggcccataaggatccctgccaatcgtaatcctttcagccagggagaagtgaacttcgcagaaacaatgttttatgatgaattggagccagatgatgagaaccccGCCCCGGGGACCCCGGGGGCACCagtcctagaagaagaagaaggaggaaggggcacccgtgacctgagaaaccttctagaaagaaagagacagaAGAGGGAGCCCAACTCTTCAagatcccgagaatgtgtggtggttcgggaacctgggggaaggctgatttatcgtttgtgaaggtgcgcgggacctgaatgcattgtgcaggaaggtcccggaccaccaagctgcatgatggcccaagaagaaatcccagaagaaccagttaaggaggctCAGAtccagcctgaggaagaattaaaggaagtaGACTTGGGAACAGAACCAGGATCCCGAAaacctgtcttcattagcagtcaactggtggctcaagaaagagaacaactggtaaccttacttcaaaaatacagagatgtgtttgcatggacctatgatgagatgcctggtctagacccagagttggtagtccattctcttaatgtggacccggggatgaggccagtagtccaaccagctagggtcttccacactgagatagaagctcaaatagtccAAGAGGTCAGGAAAttactaacagctggttttatcaaacccatccaacatccaaaatggctttccaacattgtacctgcgaagaagaaaaatggtcaaatccgttgctgtgtagactttcgcaacctgaacaaggcatgtcctaaagatgagttccccttgcccaatatagacctccttgtagattcagccgCTGGAAACTcgatgttctcatttatggatgggtacagtggatacaaccagatccgcatggcagccaaagatgcagagaagacagcattcagaactccgattgggaacttttactacactgtaatgccctttggcctcaaaaatgagggggctacgtatcaacgaaccatgacagccattttccatgacatgatgcatgaggaaatggaagattatgtagacgatattgtagtcaagtcaaaaaccagaacaggacatttccaagtacttgagcaagtctttgaaagatgcaggaaatacaagttacgtatgaaccccatgaagtgcgcctttggagtgtctgctggaaagttcctcGGGTTCCtagtacatcacaaaggcataagcgtggacccagccaaggccacagctattGCCACGATGAGAAGGCCAACTACTattagggaactcaaaagcttcctgggaagggtctcctacATCAGGAGGTTTGTGCCTGGTTTAGCCTCAGCTACAGCAGGCCTATCCAAGCTAttaaaaaagggaaatgaatttacctggggaacggagcagcaggaagcttttcaaagaattcagggcattatgaatcatctgcccacccttcaggcaccagtacgtgggcgacctctgttgcTATACCTAGCATCAAACTCCtaggcaataggagctttgtTGGCACAAGAAGACGACCAAGGGAATGAGCAgcccatatattatgtaagcagaacactcaaggataccgagaccacgtaccccagaatagagaaagcttgcctagtgatcatttatgcatcccaaaggttgaagaggtacttctcagctcaccaaatcctcttggtaactaaatcccaccccataaaagcactcctacaccagccccttctcacgggaaggatagcacaatggctagtgttactctcacaatatgatataggcataaaaactcccaaggctgtcaagagccaggccatagcagatttgcttgctcaattcccaggaa
This genomic stretch from Quercus lobata isolate SW786 chromosome 3, ValleyOak3.0 Primary Assembly, whole genome shotgun sequence harbors:
- the LOC115980751 gene encoding uncharacterized protein LOC115980751 — translated: MESNPDSATLAQQVQALAATIEELTRQNQEMKLRLQQVQQAQQEEIRSKGNTEGEGEGDSQQREIPRRPTTPDEQNSDLLREMRKEMDELRSAIKEKTDRSVDKMVKATDSPFTAAVLDCPVPSKFRLPQLEPFDGLKNPQDHLNTFKTTLGLQQPPDEILCRSFPTTLKGAAREWFTKLPNSSIDNFSQLSSAFLRHFIGGQRPRRPVDYLLTIRQGEKETLRSYVKRFTWETLEVDEADDKVQLTTFKAGLRSRDLVASLAKNPPKTMAEMLLKAQKYMNAEDALAAIKGAERLGDKSKGEDDRRGQKRDRPERRNNDGNRRRDDKNPRQVKFPTDNGVGEVKGDQVLARECYQAVLAKKENHTWTIEEKEEDAMETLEIVELVEGNTDKTTRIGTMLSPEMKTKLIKFLKGNLDVFAWSHEDMPGISPEVIQHRLNVDPSRKPIQQRRRTFAPKRDQAVAEEVTKLLTAGFIREVYYPEWLANVVLVKKANGKWRMCVDFTDLNKACPKDSFPLPRIDQLVDSTAGHKLLTFMDAFSGYNQIKMAEEDQEKTAFITSQGLYCYKVMPFGLKNAGATYQRLVNKMFSQQIGRNMEVYVDDMLVKSEEELAHLDDLQETFATLRKHQMKLNPSKCVFGVASGKFLGFMVSQRGIEANPEKVRAIIDMASPKTVKDVQKLTGRIAALNRFVSRATDKCLPFFKILKQAFAWTDECETAFQELKQYLSSPPLLSPSKGGENLYLYLAVSASAVSAALIREECKKQLPVYYVSQAFQGAEFRYPRIEKIVFALIVASRKLRPYFQSNPILVMTDQPIKKSMNKPEAAGRMVQWAVELSQFDIEYHPRAAIKAQALADFIAEFTLPDEDGTTDEVDKWTIQTDGSSAQKRGGVGVVITTPDGEVIKYGVHLKFPATNNEAEYEGILTGLRLGKALGAKNLLIQSDSKLIIGQISGEYEAKEERMQKYLKLTRQLTQEFDTVEFVQIPRSQNVGADKVSKLASSEEGKASTDMTIEIQKHPSIEEVVAFSIQSTGTWMTPIISFLQDGHLPQNTDEARKVKKRAARFTILNDVLYKRGFSMPYLKCVDEDEAKYILEEVHGGICGNHAGSRSLVHKVIRAGYFWPTMQGDAADIVRRCDRCQRYGNVQRLPAEKMTTIASPWPFAQWGIDIVGPLPQGKGQFDSQGFRDFCSDLGIKNQFSSPGHPQANGQTEVTNRTLLKIIKTKLDEAKGAWPEELPSVLWAYRTTARTPTGETPFRLTYGTEAVIPVEVGVTSIRRGTFRDGPNDEGLRLNLDCLDEVRDNASGRMTKYQKKMAEYYNKRVKLRRLDIGDLVLRKVTIATKDPTQGKLGPTWEGPYRVIHYSRQGSYHLETMDGQKLPRPWNIEHLKKYHE